The genomic stretch ATATAATTTAGGTAAATCCCATATGATTTATAATGAGCAACCCTGGTTCTTGACAATTTCATTTAGCTATGATTTAAAATGTCCTTGGAATAAATCAATAGATCACATATATGAAAAATGAGTTGTTTTTTATTTCAACTATTTTGCTCACCTAGAACAAATTCATTCATTATGGTTTAATGGCATTTTTAGCATATATATTCTTCACTTTAATTCACTGAGTTACTATATAAAATTAGACCTTTATTTGACCAGATTTAATTTTGGGTACTTTGAAAGAATGGAATTCGATTTCTAGAATGAATTCATTTCCAAGATTTCCAAACAATCTTGTCGAACAATATAGAAAAACTAGTACATCAACCTGAAGTTAAACATCCATAACAAGACGAAACACTTCAAATATGCCCTACTACCTGCAATGAAATCATTCAGTTGAAATCCTTAAGCCTCTTTTTGAGCACATCTAGTGATTTCTTTCTAGCACTTTGCTTTGCATTTTTACTTGAAAGGCTCCCAAAGATTCTATCTGGAGAATCTTTGAATTTGTCACAAATAGCAGCCACCTTCTTATAATCCAGTGCATAGTAACTCTTCTCCCTCACATCAGGGTTCATGAAGTTCTCTGGTTGACTACTTAGCAAAAGATTAATCAATTGCCGTGCTTCGATCAAGCAGCTCTTAAAACTAGCTTCAGAGTAAATTTCACCTAAACCAAGAGAATAGAACTTTTCTTCTGCAAAATTCTCTATGATCTGGAGGTCATTCTCTATGTTCATGACTGCGTTTGCATTAAACCTTTTGACGGCATCACTAGAGAAAGCAGCCACAATGGAATTGGAAATATGCTCAAAAGCACCAACCCCAACTTTGTACATAGCATCCATGGATAGAATTTGCTGCGCGGTGGATAGAACATACTCGAGGTAATTGATAGCTTCATTCATGTAGCCATTCCCATTCTGATTTGTCTCCTCAGAAGTCCAATTGACTCTTTCACTAAGAGACATAAACTCGTCAATTTTGGAGTCTACCAAACTCTGCACAGCAATATAAGCTGCTTCTCTTGTCGTCTTCAGGACCAACTTTGATGTCAAAGTAGCTTGAAGCCTTTCAACTGATTGGAATGGGATGCCACACAGTTGAGCCGCATGACGAAGGAAAAAATCGCAAGCTCTTTCAAGAACAGCTATATTTGCAGCAATCTGCATGGCGTGAGGTACACTTATCTTGCCACTGTTGATAGTATTGAGTAATGTTCCATTCAATACATCAATCAGGAACTTATCCAAATAGTTCCTCACAACATCAAAGAGATTTGTATGCGTACAATCAGACAAGTAATCAACAGAGCCTTTGATAAAGGATCTTACAATGCGACAAGCATCGGGTACCATGGAGGAGAACGGTGCAGCATATGGAAAAGAAGGCATGATGTCTGAAGTCTGAAGATTAAATGACAAAACACTACTCTCATAGTCAGTTTCCTTCTTTATCACCAGTTGCTCATATGAGTCATTGTCCAGACCATCAACAAATTGCTTCCGACATTCTTCCAAAAGAAGAAGGTGGTATTTGTCATGGTTTCTATCGAGCATATCAAGAAGTGTGCCGATCTCACGTTCACATTGTCTGAGAGTAAACCCAAAGAGAACGACGTAATCCTTCACTAGGAGAAGATGAGTGGCAGAGTCCATAAGGGAGAACTTTTCCTCCAACACAGATGTCATTTTAGTCACAGCTGTCTCCCACATTGTGTCAACCTGATCAGCTGTCAGAAGCCCCCCAGTCGTTCTCAGGACTCTATCCTCCACTATAAAGAATCCGGCTATTTGAGCAAAATATGTCTGGTATGATTCAACAAAAGGTTGTGCCATAGATAACTCCAGGTCTGAATTCAATTGTAACAGTCTATTAGTGTAGTAATATTCACAAAACCGCTCTCTGATACCCAGATGATCATGAATATGATAAGCACGATAGAGAGGTGAAAGATCAAACTTGAAGTTGGAATCTTCTTCAATATCTTCTACATCCAAAGTATAAGCTAGATCCCCTACTCCCGAAACATTCTGCTCCTCGGCCCTCCTCTGCTGTTCCAGCATTTCCATGTCCCTCTGACGAACAGTTGCAGTACGACCAATAGCCGTTTGCCCTATAGTTTTAGCAGAACTCCTTATGTGAACCATCCATTCATTAACCTGATtgcatactttcttctcaatgTGCAATTTTATTATCGGAATTCTCTTCTTAATGACCATTTTGAGAGAGTCTACAGGAATATCCTGCAAGTAACTTTTCTCAAGCAAGTTGACATATTTCAATGCAAGATAAAACTGGCCTTGAGAAATGTGACTGTTACACTTGACACATACCTCCAACACCTCCATACATTTCTTTGACATTTTTATAGCTTCGGTCAGATTCTTCTTAACAGAATAAGACTCAAGAAGCTCCTCAAGCTTCACTAGAAGGGTGCTGCCAACCTGCTGCAACTTAAAATTGTCGCTTTGCAGCTCGCCCTTTAGCTCCTCTGCATCAACCAACACACCTCGAAGCTCATCAACCGCAAGGATGAAATCCTCGTAGTGGGTTTTGCACAGCTCCTCGATCTCAGCTTCTTTTTTCTTAACCACATAACTCAGCTGGTGAAGGAGCCCTTGTGGCCGCCCTGTTTCAAAGGCGAGCCTGACAAGAGGACCTACCTCATCCCCATTTGCAATCAAATTAGCAAGGACTAAATCATCCCCTCCATCACCATTGTCTGTAATAGTTCTCCTCTTTGTTTTTAAATCCATCATCACAAAATCCTTGGAACTGTGAATACACAACAGTGTTTCCTAATTAGATACTACCAGATGCAAAAATCTAATAAGCTCACAAAAAATGAATCATTACTcaaatttactatttttttccttctttttacTCCATCACGACATCAAACAAAGAAGATAAGAAACACGAAAGAGAACAGCAATCATACATGATTAATAATTTCTATAGGCGGTTCAACATGCATAGTAGATAAATGTCGAGAGCAAAAAGAAAGCACTTTAGAAAGAAATTAGTAACACACCCTCAAGTAACGAAACAAACAGAGTCTATTCCTATCATCACAAAATCTTGCAGTTTTTTTTTcccaaatgaaaaaaaaaagagactaATTAAAAAAGATAGGACACCATATGTCACAGAATATATAACcgagaaaaaaattgaaaagaaaaaaaaagacataaaaggaaaggagagaaGTCAAAGGAAGTCAAAATGTGTTTGAccgaagaaagaaagaaagaaagagtaGGTGACAACCTGGGGTACGCGAGAGATCCGGAGCAGAAAGAGTACGAAAGAGATCAGCATGAAATTGAAAAATGGAAGCAGAAGCAGAAGAGAAAGGGGGATGATTGAGAATAATAATAAGGAATGGGATTCAAAATTGGGTGTTGTGTGTTCTTGTTGGGGAGACGAGAATTCCCAGGGACAGCAGTGGCATTAGTGTGTTCCATTGTTTCATACTTATTCTTATTAAGCCTTCTGCCGAAATGCCGAACAATACAACACGCCCGGCTATGCTAGAGGGAATTAGCAATCCGCTCTCTATCTATTTTTTAGAATCATAAGGCgattctttaaaataaaatcgatctattctaatttttgttttctaatttaatcacttaaagtaatttttataagtatttttttatcaattctaaacaaaaaatactaacatattaaatttaaaaataaataaatatttaattgtttctaaatttaaattaattaaaaatttatttgtttttattattttttaaataatatttttttatttgttatattaatattatttttttaataaattattaaatatatagtaaaataagtacaaactaattaataaattatttaaatttattaattagtttgtacttatttattatgaaactaaataaataatttttaaatataatttttaaatatataaataataaatttta from Arachis stenosperma cultivar V10309 chromosome 9, arast.V10309.gnm1.PFL2, whole genome shotgun sequence encodes the following:
- the LOC130951336 gene encoding exocyst complex component SEC15A-like isoform X1, with amino-acid sequence MMDLKTKRRTITDNGDGGDDLVLANLIANGDEVGPLVRLAFETGRPQGLLHQLSYVVKKKEAEIEELCKTHYEDFILAVDELRGVLVDAEELKGELQSDNFKLQQVGSTLLVKLEELLESYSVKKNLTEAIKMSKKCMEVLEVCVKCNSHISQGQFYLALKYVNLLEKSYLQDIPVDSLKMVIKKRIPIIKLHIEKKVCNQVNEWMVHIRSSAKTIGQTAIGRTATVRQRDMEMLEQQRRAEEQNVSGVGDLAYTLDVEDIEEDSNFKFDLSPLYRAYHIHDHLGIRERFCEYYYTNRLLQLNSDLELSMAQPFVESYQTYFAQIAGFFIVEDRVLRTTGGLLTADQVDTMWETAVTKMTSVLEEKFSLMDSATHLLLVKDYVVLFGFTLRQCEREIGTLLDMLDRNHDKYHLLLLEECRKQFVDGLDNDSYEQLVIKKETDYESSVLSFNLQTSDIMPSFPYAAPFSSMVPDACRIVRSFIKGSVDYLSDCTHTNLFDVVRNYLDKFLIDVLNGTLLNTINSGKISVPHAMQIAANIAVLERACDFFLRHAAQLCGIPFQSVERLQATLTSKLVLKTTREAAYIAVQSLVDSKIDEFMSLSERVNWTSEETNQNGNGYMNEAINYLEYVLSTAQQILSMDAMYKVGVGAFEHISNSIVAAFSSDAVKRFNANAVMNIENDLQIIENFAEEKFYSLGLGEIYSEASFKSCLIEARQLINLLLSSQPENFMNPDVREKSYYALDYKKVAAICDKFKDSPDRIFGSLSSKNAKQSARKKSLDVLKKRLKDFN
- the LOC130951336 gene encoding exocyst complex component SEC15A-like isoform X2, whose product is MMDLKTKRRTITDNGDGGDDLVLANLIANGDEVGPLVRLAFETGRPQGLLHQLSYVVKKKEAEIEELCKTHYEDFILAVDELRGVLVDAEELKGELQSDNFKLQQVGSTLLVKLEELLESYSVKKNLTEAIKMSKKCMEVLEDIPVDSLKMVIKKRIPIIKLHIEKKVCNQVNEWMVHIRSSAKTIGQTAIGRTATVRQRDMEMLEQQRRAEEQNVSGVGDLAYTLDVEDIEEDSNFKFDLSPLYRAYHIHDHLGIRERFCEYYYTNRLLQLNSDLELSMAQPFVESYQTYFAQIAGFFIVEDRVLRTTGGLLTADQVDTMWETAVTKMTSVLEEKFSLMDSATHLLLVKDYVVLFGFTLRQCEREIGTLLDMLDRNHDKYHLLLLEECRKQFVDGLDNDSYEQLVIKKETDYESSVLSFNLQTSDIMPSFPYAAPFSSMVPDACRIVRSFIKGSVDYLSDCTHTNLFDVVRNYLDKFLIDVLNGTLLNTINSGKISVPHAMQIAANIAVLERACDFFLRHAAQLCGIPFQSVERLQATLTSKLVLKTTREAAYIAVQSLVDSKIDEFMSLSERVNWTSEETNQNGNGYMNEAINYLEYVLSTAQQILSMDAMYKVGVGAFEHISNSIVAAFSSDAVKRFNANAVMNIENDLQIIENFAEEKFYSLGLGEIYSEASFKSCLIEARQLINLLLSSQPENFMNPDVREKSYYALDYKKVAAICDKFKDSPDRIFGSLSSKNAKQSARKKSLDVLKKRLKDFN